A region of the Candidatus Hydrogenedentota bacterium genome:
ATTATGACCATTCACGGCCAATTCCCAATCCGCCATCAAGTCTTCCTGGTGTATCTCGATCCAGGCGACAACCAGCTTGTGCTTCTTTGGTGGCAACGCACCTGCCAGCACACTGCCATCCTCAATAGCGTACACGGCGACCTCGCCCTGATAGTCCGCATGGATGTGGGGCAAATGATGCCTTTCCGCGTCGTGAAAGAACATGCGAATCAGAATGCCATAGAACATGGATATCGTAGGCAATCAATTTCCTCCTCCTTGGACGGCGCGCAGGAACTGCCACTTGACTTTGCATACACCTCATGATCTGACACGCGCCATGATTATCCCACATGAATCGGTGGTCAATCCAAGTGGACGGATAAGGATCTGAGCTATCCCCAGTTTGGTGCAGCCTGTGCGGTGGCCAGTATTTTGAGTGCATCCACGGCGTCCGATATTTTCTGGCCACGCCTCTTGATGTAGTAAATTCCAATACGTAGCAAGTTGAGGACACGTGTCGTTCGGGTATTGGCCTTGGCCTCCTTGTCTACGCCTTCGGCTTCGGCGAGGGCACCATGTGCGGACAGAAGAGTAAAGGCCAGAGCGAC
Encoded here:
- a CDS encoding transposase gives rise to the protein AGAEEVVSIYRRRWWIETAFRDSKNRDWGMGLDMVKLKDYRRYERLFYIVALAFTLLSAHGALAEAEGVDKEAKANTRTTRVLNLLRIGIYYIKRRGQKISDAVDALKILATAQAAPNWG
- a CDS encoding DUF4160 domain-containing protein encodes the protein MFYGILIRMFFHDAERHHLPHIHADYQGEVAVYAIEDGSVLAGALPPKKHKLVVAWIEIHQEDLMADWELAVNGHNPLPIRGLDQ